One genomic region from Candidatus Poribacteria bacterium encodes:
- a CDS encoding fumarate reductase/succinate dehydrogenase flavoprotein subunit, translating into MTSYETHEYDVLIIGAGGAGLRAAIEAAAGDLKVGLVCKSLLGKAHTVMAEGGVAAALANVDERDSWRVHFADTMRGGQYLSNARMAELHAKESPDRVRELEAWGALFDRTQEGGILQRNFGGHQYPRLAHVGDRTGLEMIRALQDHGIHQGIEVHMENTVVSLLKTGERVSGAFGYEREKGRFKIFSANAVVLATGGVGKAYKITSNSWEYTGDGHSLAYNAGAELIDMEFVQFHPTGMVWPPSVRGILVTEGVRGEGGILTNSEGKRFMFDDIPELYVNQTADSPEEGWRYTQGDREARRPPELLTRDHVARCIVREVQEGRGSPHGGVFLDIAWIKEKISSAPEHIRRKLPSMYHQFKELADIDITQEPMEVGPTTHYIMGGIRVDADSQMTAVPGLFAAGECAAGLHGANRLGGNSLSDLLVFGKRAGEYAAQFAEENEAVPLDTAEIDAIAAHTLKPFENPADDGSGEKMGPYDIQAQLQEKMQELVGIARSQESLTQALEEIQNLREQAENVHAIGNREYNSGWHTALDLDCLITISESIALAALERRASIGAHSRDDHPEKEEPGAGKYNTIVNKAPDGTMEIRRQPVDELRTDLREIIDEIG; encoded by the coding sequence GTGACATCTTACGAAACTCATGAATATGATGTATTGATAATCGGAGCGGGTGGTGCTGGACTTCGTGCAGCAATTGAAGCCGCCGCAGGTGACCTAAAAGTAGGGCTTGTGTGCAAATCTTTGCTCGGTAAAGCGCATACTGTTATGGCAGAAGGTGGCGTTGCAGCCGCTTTGGCAAACGTCGATGAAAGAGACAGTTGGCGTGTGCATTTCGCTGACACCATGCGCGGTGGACAATATCTCTCTAACGCACGAATGGCGGAACTCCATGCGAAGGAATCACCCGATCGAGTGCGCGAGCTCGAAGCCTGGGGTGCCCTGTTTGACCGCACACAGGAGGGGGGTATCCTTCAACGGAATTTCGGTGGACACCAATACCCACGTCTTGCACACGTCGGTGATCGAACTGGATTGGAAATGATCCGCGCCCTGCAGGATCACGGTATCCATCAAGGTATTGAGGTGCACATGGAGAATACCGTGGTTTCGCTCCTCAAAACCGGCGAAAGGGTCTCAGGGGCATTCGGTTACGAACGTGAAAAAGGACGGTTCAAAATCTTCTCCGCGAACGCGGTTGTTTTGGCAACGGGAGGTGTTGGGAAGGCATACAAGATCACAAGCAATAGCTGGGAATACACGGGCGATGGACATTCCCTGGCATACAACGCCGGAGCGGAACTCATAGATATGGAGTTCGTCCAATTCCATCCGACGGGCATGGTGTGGCCCCCCAGTGTCCGGGGTATCTTGGTCACGGAGGGCGTGCGTGGCGAAGGGGGTATCCTCACAAACAGTGAGGGCAAACGTTTCATGTTCGATGACATCCCAGAACTCTATGTGAACCAGACAGCGGATAGTCCTGAAGAAGGCTGGCGGTATACGCAAGGCGACCGAGAGGCACGCCGTCCTCCGGAACTTCTCACACGCGATCATGTCGCACGGTGCATCGTCCGGGAGGTTCAAGAGGGGCGTGGAAGTCCACACGGGGGTGTATTCTTGGATATCGCGTGGATTAAGGAAAAAATCTCGAGCGCTCCAGAGCATATCCGCAGAAAACTGCCGAGTATGTACCATCAATTCAAGGAACTTGCCGACATTGACATCACACAGGAACCGATGGAAGTCGGTCCGACAACGCACTATATCATGGGCGGCATTCGGGTCGATGCGGATTCACAGATGACAGCGGTTCCAGGACTCTTCGCTGCGGGTGAATGCGCTGCGGGATTACACGGTGCTAACAGACTCGGCGGTAATTCACTGTCCGATCTACTCGTCTTCGGTAAACGTGCCGGGGAATACGCCGCACAGTTTGCGGAGGAGAACGAAGCAGTCCCACTGGATACAGCAGAAATTGATGCAATCGCTGCGCATACACTCAAACCCTTTGAGAACCCAGCAGACGATGGCAGTGGTGAAAAGATGGGACCCTATGACATTCAGGCACAACTCCAAGAAAAGATGCAGGAACTGGTAGGTATTGCCCGAAGTCAGGAAAGCCTCACGCAAGCCTTGGAAGAGATCCAAAACCTCCGTGAGCAGGCTGAGAACGTTCATGCTATCGGTAATCGGGAGTACAACTCCGGATGGCATACCGCCCTTGATCTCGACTGCTTAATCACAATCTCTGAATCGATTGCACTTGCAGCACTTGAGCGTAGGGCAAGCATCGGTG